In Nematostella vectensis chromosome 2, jaNemVect1.1, whole genome shotgun sequence, one genomic interval encodes:
- the LOC5521861 gene encoding neuroglobin-1, with product MGCGASSTVRPFFIRQPASDTENTLTSVPLSTRRKKLVRESWELIEPVKITIGKRIFTRLFDVNPNMQDTFPNFKGKELKDILNSRSLYLHAKRVMVAVENAVTVLDDAETFESYLINLGGRHLPWGVTKDHFGVVGEAFIWALQDVLGEGCTSDVAEAWIDLYGYIVQAMLEGLQQAKKGR from the exons ATGGGTTGTGGGGCGAGTAGCACCGTGCGACCTTTCTTCATCCGGCAACCAGCAAGCGACACCGAAAACACTCTCACTTCAGTCCCATTGTCAACACGGCGAAAAAAACTAGTTCGCGAATCCTGGGAGCTGATCGAACCGGTGAAAATCACAATTGGAAAACGAATTTTTACAAG ACTATTTGACGTGAACCCGAACATGCAAGACACATTCCCAAACTTCAAAGGCAAGGAATTGAAGGATATCCTAAACTCTCGTTCGTTGTATTTGCACGCCAAGCGCGTGATGGTAGCTGTTGAGAACGCCGTGACGGTTCTAGATGACGCCGAGACTTTCGAAAGTTATCTCATCAACCTCGGAGGTCGTCATCTTCCTTGGGGAGTGACAAAGGACCACTTCGGT GTTGTCGGTGAGGCGTTCATATGGGCGTTACAAGATGTACTAGGCGAAGGATGCACATCTGACGTAGCCGAGGCTTGGATCGATTTATATGGGTATATTGTACAAGCAATGCTAGAGGGATTGCAGCAAGCAAAAAAGGGACGCTAA